One stretch of Microcebus murinus isolate Inina chromosome 12, M.murinus_Inina_mat1.0, whole genome shotgun sequence DNA includes these proteins:
- the NPDC1 gene encoding neural proliferation differentiation and control protein 1 isoform X2, which translates to MATPVPPPAPRHLRLLRLLLSGLVLGLALRGAAAAASRPDVAACPGSLDCALKRRARCPPGAHACGPCLQPFLEDQQGLCVPRVRRPPGEDRPQPRLEDEIDFLAQELARKEAGHSSLPAPPLPEAGQQLPEAATVGFSERGQGPKPGRPSAGRGARTPTPSTAWGSPVSSGPVHMAPLEPRGGRGDGLALVLIVAFCVAGAAALAVAGVCWCRLQHEIRLTQKADYAAPKPPGSPAEPRISISPGDQRLAHSAEMYHYQHQRQQMLCLERHKEPKELDSASSDEENEDGDFTVYECPGLAPTGEMEVRNPLFDHASLSVAPPSPCSPSAPPPPQ; encoded by the exons ATGGCGACGCCGGTCCCTCCGCCCGCGCCGCGGCACCTGCGGCTGCTGCGGCTGCTGCTGTCGGGCCTTGTCCTCGGCTTGGCCCTGcgcggggccgccgccgccgccagccgcCCGG ATGTGGCTGCCTGCCCTGGGAGCCTGGACTGTGCCCTGAAGAGGCGGGCGAGGTGTCCCCCAGGGGCACACGCCTGTGGGCCCTGCCTGCAGCCCTTCCTTGAGGACCAGCAAGGGCTCTGCGTGCCCAGGGTGCGACGGCCGCCCG GGGAGGACCGACCCCAGCCCAGACTGGAAGATGAGATCGACTTCCTGGCCCAGGAACTCGCCCGGAAGGAGGCCGGACACTCAAgtctcccagccccgcccctgcccgaGGCTGGGCAGCAGCTCCCGGAGGCTG CCACTGTGGGATTCTCAGAGCGGGGCCAAGGACCCAAGCCCGGCCGCCCCTCTGCGGGGCGGGGAGCCCGCACGCCCACGCCCAGCACCGCCTGGGGCTCCCCTGTGTCCTCCGGGCCAGTGCACATGGCGCCCCTGGAGCCCCGGGGCGGGCGCGGCGACGGCCTCGCCCTCG TGCTGATCGTGGCGTTCTGCGTGGCCGGCGCGGCCGCCCTCGCCGTGGCGGGCGTCTGCTGGTGCAG GCTGCAGCACGAGATCCGCCTGACCCAGAAGGCAGACTACGCGGCCCCCAAGCCCCCCGGCTCGCCCGCGGAGCCCCGGATTTCGATTTCG CCCGGGGACCAGCGGCTGGCACACAGCGCCGAGATGTACCACTACCAGCACCAGAGGCAGCAGATGCTGTGCCTGGAGCG GCATAAAGAGCCCAAGGAGCTGGACTCGGCCTCCTCGGACGAGGAGAACGAAGATGGAGACTTCACGGTGTACGAGTGCCCGGGCCTGGCCCCG ACCGGGGAGATGGAGGTGCGCAACCCCCTGTTCGACCACGCCTCGCTGTCCGTGGCCCCGCCCAGCCCGTGCTCGCCGTCTGCACCGCCGCCGCCGCAGTGA
- the NPDC1 gene encoding neural proliferation differentiation and control protein 1 isoform X1: MATPVPPPAPRHLRLLRLLLSGLVLGLALRGAAAAASRPDVAACPGSLDCALKRRARCPPGAHACGPCLQPFLEDQQGLCVPRVRRPPGEDRPQPRLEDEIDFLAQELARKEAGHSSLPAPPLPEAGQQLPEAAATVGFSERGQGPKPGRPSAGRGARTPTPSTAWGSPVSSGPVHMAPLEPRGGRGDGLALVLIVAFCVAGAAALAVAGVCWCRLQHEIRLTQKADYAAPKPPGSPAEPRISISPGDQRLAHSAEMYHYQHQRQQMLCLERHKEPKELDSASSDEENEDGDFTVYECPGLAPTGEMEVRNPLFDHASLSVAPPSPCSPSAPPPPQ; the protein is encoded by the exons ATGGCGACGCCGGTCCCTCCGCCCGCGCCGCGGCACCTGCGGCTGCTGCGGCTGCTGCTGTCGGGCCTTGTCCTCGGCTTGGCCCTGcgcggggccgccgccgccgccagccgcCCGG ATGTGGCTGCCTGCCCTGGGAGCCTGGACTGTGCCCTGAAGAGGCGGGCGAGGTGTCCCCCAGGGGCACACGCCTGTGGGCCCTGCCTGCAGCCCTTCCTTGAGGACCAGCAAGGGCTCTGCGTGCCCAGGGTGCGACGGCCGCCCG GGGAGGACCGACCCCAGCCCAGACTGGAAGATGAGATCGACTTCCTGGCCCAGGAACTCGCCCGGAAGGAGGCCGGACACTCAAgtctcccagccccgcccctgcccgaGGCTGGGCAGCAGCTCCCGGAGGCTG CAGCCACTGTGGGATTCTCAGAGCGGGGCCAAGGACCCAAGCCCGGCCGCCCCTCTGCGGGGCGGGGAGCCCGCACGCCCACGCCCAGCACCGCCTGGGGCTCCCCTGTGTCCTCCGGGCCAGTGCACATGGCGCCCCTGGAGCCCCGGGGCGGGCGCGGCGACGGCCTCGCCCTCG TGCTGATCGTGGCGTTCTGCGTGGCCGGCGCGGCCGCCCTCGCCGTGGCGGGCGTCTGCTGGTGCAG GCTGCAGCACGAGATCCGCCTGACCCAGAAGGCAGACTACGCGGCCCCCAAGCCCCCCGGCTCGCCCGCGGAGCCCCGGATTTCGATTTCG CCCGGGGACCAGCGGCTGGCACACAGCGCCGAGATGTACCACTACCAGCACCAGAGGCAGCAGATGCTGTGCCTGGAGCG GCATAAAGAGCCCAAGGAGCTGGACTCGGCCTCCTCGGACGAGGAGAACGAAGATGGAGACTTCACGGTGTACGAGTGCCCGGGCCTGGCCCCG ACCGGGGAGATGGAGGTGCGCAACCCCCTGTTCGACCACGCCTCGCTGTCCGTGGCCCCGCCCAGCCCGTGCTCGCCGTCTGCACCGCCGCCGCCGCAGTGA